From the genome of bacterium, one region includes:
- a CDS encoding aminomethyltransferase family protein translates to MPDPTPFYPRTSKLCKSMMWRYWGEYFVPSSYEVHHDVEYYAIRNSAALIDITPLYKYDVTGPDAAKLVDRVITRDVKKCKVGQVYYSTWCDEDGMTMQDGTIFRIGPDYFRFNAADPTYRWLQINAVGMNVQITDVTHKNAALALQGPLSREILKQVMHSPIEELKFFRLSEEIIEGIPVILSRTGYTGDLGYEIFVPVEEAVQLYDVLMSVGKAYGITPAGNLALDIARIEAGFVLIEVDYVSSEKAIIDSQRYTPYEISLGWTVNLDKGPFVGKKKLMEAKQKGPAREIVGLEIRWDDLEKAFMQDGLPPQLPSAAWRGGIPVYNGEHQIGKATSGCWSPVLKKYIVLSTLESAYAKPGTSVQMELTVEYQRKKVMADVVKIPFFNPERKRT, encoded by the coding sequence ATGCCGGATCCGACTCCTTTTTATCCGAGAACGTCGAAGCTTTGCAAAAGCATGATGTGGCGCTACTGGGGTGAGTACTTTGTACCGAGTTCCTATGAGGTCCATCATGATGTGGAGTATTACGCAATTCGCAATTCTGCCGCTCTCATCGACATCACTCCCCTGTACAAATACGACGTAACGGGGCCGGATGCGGCCAAACTTGTGGATCGTGTCATCACGCGCGATGTCAAGAAATGTAAAGTCGGGCAGGTCTACTATTCTACGTGGTGTGATGAAGATGGAATGACGATGCAAGATGGCACCATCTTCCGCATCGGTCCCGATTATTTTCGATTTAATGCTGCTGATCCGACTTATCGCTGGTTGCAAATCAACGCCGTTGGAATGAACGTGCAGATTACGGATGTTACACACAAGAACGCGGCGCTCGCGTTGCAAGGGCCATTGTCCCGCGAGATCCTGAAGCAGGTGATGCACAGTCCGATTGAAGAGCTGAAATTTTTCCGCCTGAGTGAAGAAATTATTGAAGGAATTCCGGTCATTCTGTCGCGAACCGGTTATACGGGAGATCTTGGCTACGAAATCTTTGTGCCGGTGGAGGAGGCGGTTCAACTTTATGATGTCCTGATGAGCGTTGGAAAAGCTTACGGCATCACACCAGCCGGCAACCTTGCGCTCGACATCGCGCGCATTGAAGCGGGCTTCGTGCTGATTGAAGTCGATTACGTCAGCTCGGAAAAAGCGATCATAGATTCGCAACGATACACGCCATACGAAATCAGTTTAGGCTGGACCGTTAACCTGGATAAAGGTCCGTTTGTTGGCAAAAAGAAACTAATGGAAGCGAAGCAAAAAGGACCTGCCAGAGAAATTGTAGGTTTGGAAATCCGCTGGGATGATCTCGAAAAAGCATTCATGCAAGATGGTTTGCCGCCACAGCTTCCCTCTGCTGCCTGGCGCGGCGGAATTCCCGTTTACAACGGTGAACACCAGATTGGAAAAGCGACCAGCGGATGCTGGTCTCCTGTGCTCAAGAAATACATCGTGCTTTCAACGCTCGAATCCGCGTATGCCAAACCGGGAACTTCTGTGCAAATGGAATTGACGGTTGAATACCAGCGCAAGAAAGTGATGGCAGATGTTGTGAAAATCCCCTTCTTTAACCCCGAACGCAAGAGAACTTAA
- a CDS encoding NAD(P)/FAD-dependent oxidoreductase, whose amino-acid sequence MKQQKYDAIVIGAGHNGLITAAYLGKTGRKVLVLERRHLVGGAAVTEEVFPGFKYTVASYVVSLLRPEVIRELDLPRFGLEILPLESTVTPLPDGNYLARWADHAKTRQEIMRHSIADAEAYDQFGKLMYHMAMMVKPILGMVPPRIMSLNGLSAVSEMGKSFRQFGGKYFYLMHKLMTMSSADFLDEWFESQVLKATMSASGIIGTFLGPRSPGTAYVLLHHYMGEIDGNFRAWGFQRGGMGGVSDACARAAEHFGAEIRLEAPVAQIIVKDGRAKGVAFENGDEVYADVIASSLDPKRTFLKLVEPGILDEDFLRKIHNYKIRGSSGKVNLSLSELPNFTCLPGDGPHLRGAFSISPDIDYLERAYDDAKYGNFSQKPYMDIVIPSMIDPGMAPPGRHVMSIFVQYAPYDLKGRTWEEAREDFGDAVVNTLSEYAPNLKDAILHRQVLSPWDIEQKFGLTEGNIFQGELSLDQLFMLRPVAGWAQYRTPIKNFYMCGSGVHPGGGVMGGPGRLAALEIIREKGW is encoded by the coding sequence ATGAAACAACAGAAATACGACGCTATCGTTATCGGTGCGGGCCACAACGGCTTGATTACCGCTGCTTATCTTGGCAAAACAGGACGAAAAGTTCTTGTGCTGGAGCGGCGGCATCTGGTTGGCGGGGCTGCGGTCACGGAAGAAGTTTTTCCGGGATTCAAGTACACCGTGGCGTCCTATGTTGTTTCTCTTTTACGCCCCGAAGTGATACGAGAGCTCGATTTGCCTCGATTTGGTCTCGAGATTCTTCCGCTCGAAAGCACCGTAACACCCTTGCCTGACGGCAACTACCTGGCACGGTGGGCCGATCATGCAAAAACCCGTCAGGAAATCATGCGGCATTCCATCGCTGACGCCGAAGCTTATGACCAGTTCGGGAAATTGATGTATCACATGGCCATGATGGTGAAACCAATTCTTGGAATGGTTCCTCCTCGCATCATGTCGTTGAACGGTCTCTCGGCTGTTTCAGAAATGGGAAAATCATTCCGCCAGTTCGGCGGAAAATACTTTTATCTGATGCACAAGCTCATGACCATGAGCTCAGCAGATTTTCTGGACGAATGGTTTGAAAGCCAGGTACTGAAAGCGACCATGTCCGCAAGCGGAATCATCGGAACATTTCTCGGACCAAGATCGCCCGGAACTGCGTACGTGCTTCTTCATCATTACATGGGCGAAATTGATGGAAACTTTCGCGCCTGGGGATTTCAGCGTGGCGGAATGGGCGGCGTGAGTGATGCGTGCGCCCGCGCCGCGGAGCATTTTGGAGCTGAGATTCGCCTCGAGGCGCCGGTAGCTCAAATCATCGTGAAAGATGGCCGCGCAAAAGGGGTCGCGTTCGAAAACGGAGACGAAGTCTATGCCGATGTCATTGCCTCCAGCCTTGATCCCAAACGGACATTTTTGAAGCTCGTCGAACCGGGGATTCTGGATGAGGACTTTTTGCGGAAAATCCACAACTACAAAATTAGAGGATCATCCGGAAAGGTAAACCTTTCTCTTTCTGAGCTGCCCAATTTCACCTGTTTGCCAGGGGACGGACCGCATCTTCGCGGCGCATTCTCGATCAGTCCGGACATAGATTATCTTGAACGAGCGTACGACGACGCAAAGTACGGTAATTTTTCGCAAAAACCATACATGGACATTGTGATCCCTTCCATGATTGATCCCGGCATGGCGCCACCGGGAAGGCATGTGATGTCAATCTTTGTCCAATACGCTCCCTACGACTTAAAAGGTCGAACCTGGGAAGAGGCACGTGAAGACTTTGGTGATGCGGTGGTGAATACGCTTTCTGAGTACGCGCCAAACTTGAAAGACGCCATTTTGCACAGGCAGGTTTTGTCTCCCTGGGACATCGAGCAAAAATTCGGTTTGACAGAGGGGAATATTTTCCAGGGAGAACTGTCGTTGGATCAGCTTTTCATGTTACGTCCTGTGGCCGGTTGGGCCCAGTACCGGACACCGATTAAGAATTTCTACATGTGTGGCTCGGGAGTGCACCCCGGTGGCGGAGTCATGGGTGGACCGGGAAGACTCGCCGCTTTGGAAATCATCAGGGAAAAAGGCTGGTAG